One part of the Tunicatimonas pelagia genome encodes these proteins:
- a CDS encoding alpha/beta hydrolase produces the protein MILITQVGLSQTKETNATAEEQYVEGLKAFSPSVSDFIYSDFSAFNSVSPEQFVSTLDSLEDKFEKHLAGYSDRLSPEVVKDEQVSIAYYFDRLLLEYPAHHYTYTGKQIHLSKDIQNRLARHHTDFNDTSLLSNEDYRSYVQAFLEQQKRAELEKSKYDSLDNRWLNATWTLIDQWFENPLVNEYWKQEYLANHIRDIGIKNVEPIYQEFIRTSESSDYQDKIARLYNEHQKNRGSHRIETYKTVDGYDLDIHLFMPDTTTFKASAPTMVCFHGGSWTEGKPDYFFWAGDHYTQQGWAVAVVEYRIAARHGTLPFASVKDARSAIRWLRENAKRLNIDISKIVATGNSSGGHLSLATALADDCNETSDNVEISPVPNALIVIAGVYDLTVENAQWISRAAEDEQMVTDISPNHLMKKELPPTLIIHGSQDNNCPYPTAQYFATEMKALGNTIDFHAIEGAGHFIWFGEHSGEVGQIRQQYLEALTFD, from the coding sequence TTGATTCTAATAACTCAAGTTGGTTTATCTCAAACTAAAGAAACTAATGCTACTGCCGAAGAACAGTATGTGGAAGGGCTAAAGGCATTTTCTCCATCAGTTTCTGACTTTATTTACTCCGACTTTTCTGCCTTTAATTCAGTCTCACCTGAGCAATTCGTATCCACACTTGATTCCTTAGAAGATAAATTTGAGAAGCATCTGGCTGGGTACAGCGATCGTCTGAGCCCCGAAGTAGTTAAAGATGAGCAGGTAAGTATAGCGTATTATTTTGATCGGCTGTTACTTGAGTATCCAGCGCATCATTACACCTATACAGGTAAGCAAATACATCTTAGCAAGGATATTCAAAATCGTTTGGCTCGCCATCATACTGATTTCAACGATACTTCTCTTCTTTCCAATGAAGACTATCGCTCTTACGTGCAGGCGTTTTTAGAACAGCAAAAGCGAGCTGAACTAGAGAAAAGTAAATACGACTCATTAGATAATCGCTGGCTAAACGCTACCTGGACGTTGATAGATCAATGGTTTGAAAACCCATTAGTCAATGAGTACTGGAAGCAAGAGTATCTCGCTAATCACATACGGGACATTGGTATTAAAAATGTAGAGCCAATTTATCAAGAGTTTATCCGTACCAGTGAAAGCTCAGACTACCAAGACAAGATTGCTAGGCTATACAATGAACATCAAAAAAATAGAGGGTCGCATCGGATTGAAACCTACAAAACCGTGGATGGATATGATCTGGATATACACTTGTTTATGCCCGATACGACCACTTTTAAGGCAAGTGCCCCTACGATGGTCTGTTTTCACGGCGGAAGCTGGACTGAAGGGAAGCCAGATTATTTCTTTTGGGCGGGTGACCATTACACCCAACAAGGGTGGGCAGTAGCAGTAGTCGAATACCGAATTGCGGCTCGCCACGGTACGTTGCCGTTTGCCTCGGTAAAAGATGCCCGTTCGGCTATTCGCTGGCTAAGGGAAAATGCGAAGCGGCTGAATATTGATATTTCAAAAATTGTGGCTACCGGAAACTCATCCGGAGGGCATTTATCCCTTGCGACAGCTTTGGCTGATGACTGCAACGAAACATCTGATAATGTAGAGATTAGTCCCGTACCAAATGCTCTGATAGTTATTGCCGGAGTATACGATTTGACGGTAGAGAATGCTCAGTGGATTAGCCGGGCAGCTGAAGATGAACAAATGGTTACAGATATTTCTCCTAATCATCTAATGAAAAAAGAGCTTCCTCCCACATTAATCATTCACGGATCACAAGACAATAACTGTCCGTACCCAACGGCTCAGTACTTTGCTACTGAGATGAAAGCTCTAGGGAATACTATTGATTTTCATGCAATTGAAGGAGCTGGTCATTTTATATGGTTTGGGGAGCATTCAGGTGAAGTAGGTCAAATAAGACAGCAATACTTAGAAGCTCTGACCTTTGATTAA
- a CDS encoding DinB family protein, producing the protein MKNLFLAVAFLCSVSAFGQSQFQNETANFLTTASDKIMQLAEAVPEDKYDWSPQEGVRSFSGVLHHVVSANYFFATKMGAELPEGVNMETLKDDLSTKEDYAAALKQSFEVVQEALKNADEASLSEKVEFPFPGEYTGMSTALILLSHANEHLGQLIGYTRMNGITPPWSEGQASN; encoded by the coding sequence ATGAAAAATCTCTTTCTCGCTGTTGCCTTCCTATGTTCCGTTAGTGCCTTTGGGCAAAGCCAGTTTCAAAATGAGACTGCTAACTTTCTAACTACAGCTTCTGACAAAATTATGCAACTGGCTGAAGCGGTTCCAGAGGATAAATACGACTGGAGTCCGCAAGAAGGAGTTCGTTCGTTTTCAGGAGTGCTGCATCACGTTGTTTCGGCCAACTACTTCTTTGCTACCAAAATGGGAGCGGAATTGCCCGAAGGCGTAAACATGGAAACGCTAAAAGATGATCTTTCTACCAAAGAAGATTACGCTGCCGCTCTAAAGCAGTCGTTTGAAGTGGTACAAGAAGCCCTGAAGAATGCCGATGAGGCATCATTATCCGAAAAAGTAGAATTCCCTTTTCCGGGAGAGTACACTGGCATGTCTACCGCCCTGATTCTATTATCTCACGCAAATGAGCACTTAGGTCAATTGATTGGTTATACTCGGATGAACGGTATTACTCCGCCTTGGAGCGAAGGGCAGGCGAGTAACTAA
- a CDS encoding DUF6249 domain-containing protein, with the protein MNDGLVGAIIVGTMFFGIVSIIKVITDYQLRRKMIQLGHVDRESIAILRKQRNNRMESLKWGLIILFAGIGFMIISFPGIDLDSPLPFGIMAVSIAIGFLSYFAISKRMLEAENKENERINI; encoded by the coding sequence ATGAATGACGGATTAGTTGGTGCTATCATTGTTGGAACAATGTTCTTCGGCATCGTTAGCATTATCAAAGTAATTACTGATTATCAGTTACGCCGAAAGATGATTCAGTTGGGTCACGTTGACCGAGAGTCCATCGCAATTTTGAGAAAACAACGAAACAACCGGATGGAATCACTCAAATGGGGGCTGATAATTCTATTCGCCGGAATCGGATTTATGATTATTAGCTTTCCTGGTATTGATCTGGACTCACCGCTCCCCTTCGGAATTATGGCAGTCAGTATTGCTATTGGCTTCTTATCCTACTTCGCTATTTCTAAACGGATGCTCGAGGCCGAAAATAAAGAGAACGAAAGGATAAATATTTGA
- a CDS encoding RNA polymerase sigma factor: MTDDVTLVSLVKKGNAVAFRQLVQLHERLVFHMVHRIVNQPEDCEDICQEVFMRVFQKIHLFNFQSKLSTWIATIAYRTAINYARKEDKHQTDGLDKAVTLPNQEQSALEQLEKKAAYSFIHEQVALLPVHYRTVLTLYHLEEMSLQEIQKITDMPLGTVKNYLFRARKLLKEKLEPQFQPERL; encoded by the coding sequence ATGACAGATGATGTTACCCTAGTTTCGCTGGTTAAGAAAGGTAACGCGGTTGCCTTCCGGCAGTTGGTGCAGTTGCATGAGCGATTGGTATTTCACATGGTGCATCGTATTGTAAATCAGCCTGAAGATTGTGAAGATATTTGCCAGGAAGTATTTATGCGGGTATTTCAGAAGATTCATCTCTTCAATTTTCAGTCAAAACTATCTACCTGGATTGCTACCATCGCGTATCGTACTGCTATCAACTACGCACGAAAAGAAGATAAGCATCAGACTGACGGATTAGATAAGGCAGTAACGTTACCAAACCAGGAACAATCAGCACTGGAGCAGTTAGAGAAAAAGGCTGCTTATTCGTTTATTCACGAACAAGTTGCGCTACTTCCGGTTCATTACCGCACCGTGCTAACACTCTACCATTTAGAAGAAATGAGCTTGCAAGAAATACAGAAGATTACTGATATGCCGTTGGGAACCGTAAAAAACTACCTGTTTCGGGCGCGGAAATTGCTAAAAGAAAAGTTAGAACCCCAATTTCAACCAGAGAGGTTATGA
- a CDS encoding phytanoyl-CoA dioxygenase family protein, with the protein MNTLPPIIQPFLLRDNEKAFLDKHGYVSLGKILDEAQLKTVRDRIQALLETEGKNAGAELLDSPHIRHPKEEGADRLADLVNKGEVFDIFYTHPRVLAGVAHVLGQQLKLSSLNYRAAIPSRGHQKLHADWHKTVAPDKYQVCNTIWLLDDFTKDNGATRLVPGTHRSGILPQEELADPWATHPDEIIIEAPAGTVVIFNSHTWHGGTNNHTDTPRRSIHSYFCRREQPQQVNQQRYIRPETYQRLSDDARRILAVNQP; encoded by the coding sequence ATGAATACGCTACCCCCTATTATTCAACCATTCTTGTTACGTGATAATGAAAAAGCTTTCTTAGATAAGCATGGCTACGTTTCTCTAGGGAAAATTCTGGACGAAGCGCAGTTAAAGACCGTTCGTGACCGTATACAAGCATTGTTAGAAACTGAAGGGAAAAATGCGGGTGCAGAACTGCTGGATTCGCCGCATATTCGCCATCCGAAGGAAGAAGGAGCCGACCGCCTAGCAGATTTAGTAAATAAGGGCGAAGTATTTGATATTTTTTACACGCACCCACGAGTGTTGGCCGGAGTAGCTCACGTACTGGGGCAGCAACTGAAATTATCTTCCCTGAACTATCGCGCGGCAATACCGAGCAGAGGCCATCAGAAACTACACGCCGACTGGCACAAAACAGTTGCTCCCGATAAGTATCAAGTGTGTAATACAATTTGGCTACTGGATGACTTTACAAAAGATAACGGGGCTACCCGATTGGTGCCGGGTACCCACCGCTCGGGCATTTTACCCCAGGAAGAATTAGCAGATCCGTGGGCGACGCATCCCGACGAAATCATAATTGAAGCTCCCGCCGGAACGGTAGTCATATTTAACTCTCATACTTGGCACGGCGGAACTAACAACCACACTGATACGCCCCGACGGTCGATCCACAGCTATTTTTGCCGACGCGAGCAGCCTCAGCAAGTAAATCAGCAGCGTTATATCCGTCCCGAGACTTACCAACGGTTATCTGACGACGCCCGAAGAATATTGGCTGTAAATCAACCGTAG